Proteins found in one Pseudomonas mosselii genomic segment:
- a CDS encoding sensor histidine kinase, whose protein sequence is MLDRHSLFWKLTVLLVGFCLLMIGLSYSWGRHMETQDAFLSEPARQVLRGYAAEAEQAWRSGDREGVDAWLATMREREQGWVGVLDGDLQPLGSADLSAGQAQRLTRLRGVDWPMSRRTIGQPWLRLPFPGAPEQGMLVIELPERFNPGQYRLFWRIVTNGIIPGLFTLLLCVGLYRMLIVPLNQLREQANAWRADQLAARLDSRTTRRKDELGELARAFDQMAERLQGTVALQQQLLRDLSHELRTPLSRLRVACDGETDLQRLRERLHREVDGMQQLVEDTLQLAWQDAERAPVNLEPIQVAALWDLLSENACYESGWAPRRLRCELSADCWVQGSLNDLAQALENMLRNAIRHSPEAGVVRLSGWREGGYWRIDLEDEGGGVAEEDLERIFAPFSRLEGSRPGDGGFGLGLSIARNAIRRQGGRVWAVNGERGLRLCLRLAAGESSPLRDKPAPGTYSHPL, encoded by the coding sequence ATGCTCGACCGTCACTCGTTGTTCTGGAAACTCACCGTCCTGCTGGTGGGCTTCTGCCTGTTGATGATCGGCCTGAGCTACAGCTGGGGCCGGCACATGGAAACCCAGGATGCCTTCCTGTCCGAGCCGGCGCGGCAGGTCCTGCGCGGTTACGCGGCCGAGGCCGAGCAAGCCTGGCGCAGCGGCGACCGCGAGGGGGTGGATGCCTGGCTGGCCACGATGCGCGAGCGCGAACAGGGCTGGGTGGGCGTGCTCGATGGCGATCTGCAGCCGCTGGGCAGCGCCGACCTGAGCGCAGGCCAGGCCCAGCGCCTGACCCGCCTGCGTGGCGTCGACTGGCCCATGAGTCGGCGCACCATCGGCCAGCCCTGGTTGCGCCTGCCGTTCCCCGGCGCGCCGGAGCAGGGCATGTTGGTGATCGAGCTGCCGGAGCGCTTCAACCCCGGCCAATACCGGTTGTTCTGGCGCATTGTCACCAACGGCATCATCCCTGGGCTGTTCACCTTGCTGCTGTGCGTCGGCCTGTACCGCATGCTGATCGTGCCGCTCAACCAACTGCGTGAGCAGGCCAATGCTTGGCGTGCCGACCAGTTGGCGGCGCGCCTGGACTCGCGCACCACTCGGCGCAAGGACGAACTGGGCGAACTGGCCCGCGCTTTCGACCAGATGGCCGAACGCCTGCAGGGTACCGTGGCCCTGCAGCAGCAGTTGCTGCGCGACCTGTCCCACGAGCTGCGCACGCCGCTCAGCCGCCTGCGCGTGGCCTGCGATGGCGAGACCGACCTGCAGCGCCTGCGCGAACGCCTGCACCGTGAGGTGGATGGCATGCAGCAACTGGTCGAGGACACCTTGCAACTGGCCTGGCAGGACGCCGAGCGCGCGCCGGTAAACCTCGAGCCGATCCAGGTGGCGGCGCTGTGGGATCTGCTCAGCGAGAACGCCTGCTATGAAAGCGGCTGGGCGCCGCGACGGCTGCGCTGCGAGCTGTCGGCTGACTGCTGGGTGCAAGGCAGCCTCAATGACCTGGCCCAGGCGCTGGAGAACATGTTGCGCAATGCCATCCGTCATTCACCCGAGGCGGGTGTGGTACGCCTGAGCGGTTGGCGGGAGGGCGGGTATTGGCGTATCGACCTGGAGGACGAGGGCGGGGGCGTGGCCGAGGAAGACCTGGAGCGGATCTTCGCGCCGTTTTCCCGGCTGGAGGGTTCGCGGCCAGGGGACGGTGGTTTCGGCTTGGGCTTGAGCATCGCCCGCAATGCGATCCGCCGCCAGGGTGGGCGCGTGTGGGCGGTCAATGGCGAGCGCGGCCTGCGCTTGTGCCTGCGCCTGGCTGCGGGGGAGTCGAGCCCATTGCGGGACAAGCCCGCTCCAGGCACTTATAGCCACCCGTTATAA
- the cysM gene encoding cysteine synthase CysM, translated as MTLQYPTIAECIGHTPLVRLQRIAGDTSNTLLLKLEGNNPAGSVKDRPALSMITRAELRGQIKPGDTLIEATSGNTGIALAMAAAIKGYKMILIMPDNSTAERKAAMTAYGAELILVTKEEGMEGARDLAEKMQAEGRGLVLDQFANGDNPIAHYNSTGPEIWQQTQGTITHFISSMGTTGTIMGCSQYLKEQNPAVQVVGLQPMEGSAIPGIRRWPHEYLPKIFDATRVDRVVDMSQQEAEQTTRRLAREEGIFCGVSSGGAVAAMLRLSREVENAVMVAIICDRGDRYLSTGLFDPT; from the coding sequence ATGACCCTGCAGTACCCAACCATCGCCGAGTGCATCGGCCATACGCCACTGGTTCGCCTGCAGCGCATCGCCGGGGACACCAGCAACACCTTGCTGCTCAAGCTCGAAGGCAACAATCCGGCAGGTTCGGTCAAGGACCGCCCGGCGCTGTCGATGATCACCCGCGCCGAGCTGCGTGGCCAGATCAAGCCCGGCGACACCCTCATCGAAGCCACCTCCGGCAACACCGGCATCGCCTTGGCCATGGCTGCGGCGATCAAGGGCTACAAGATGATCCTGATCATGCCGGACAACTCCACCGCCGAACGCAAGGCGGCGATGACTGCCTATGGCGCCGAGCTGATCCTGGTGACCAAGGAAGAGGGCATGGAGGGCGCGCGCGACCTCGCCGAGAAGATGCAGGCCGAAGGCCGCGGCCTGGTCCTCGACCAGTTCGCCAATGGCGATAATCCGATCGCCCACTACAACAGCACCGGCCCGGAAATCTGGCAGCAGACCCAGGGCACCATCACCCATTTCATCAGCTCCATGGGCACCACCGGCACCATCATGGGCTGCTCGCAGTACCTCAAGGAGCAGAACCCGGCGGTACAGGTCGTCGGCCTGCAGCCGATGGAAGGCTCGGCCATCCCCGGCATTCGCCGCTGGCCCCACGAGTACCTGCCGAAGATCTTCGACGCCACCCGGGTCGATCGCGTGGTCGACATGTCCCAGCAGGAGGCCGAGCAGACCACCCGTCGCCTGGCCCGCGAAGAGGGCATTTTCTGTGGCGTATCCTCCGGCGGTGCCGTGGCGGCGATGCTACGCCTGTCCCGCGAAGTCGAGAACGCGGTGATGGTCGCCATCATCTGCGACCGCGGCGACCGTTACCTCTCCACCGGCCTGTTCGATCCAACCTGA
- the rlmD gene encoding 23S rRNA (uracil(1939)-C(5))-methyltransferase RlmD, which produces MSRKKTNTGLRFQPAGGNRAAQVPVGKKQRLSIERVAGDGRGIAFIEGRTWFVSGALAGEDVEARVLAARGKVVEARLERVFQASPERREAPCRHYARCGGCNLQHLPHEGQLALKQRLLAEQLQRVAGVQPEEWAVPLSGPEFGYRRRARVAVRWDTKARQLDVGFRAEASQDIVGIDECAVLVQPLQSIMRHLPTVLRSLAKPQALGHVELFSGTAEAVLVRHVAPLSSEDLARLEAFCREAGAQLWLQGEGEPAPVDAAAQLGFALEPWGMELAWRPGDFVQVNAQVNTLMIQQALAWLAPEAHERVLDLFCGLGNFALPLARQAREVVAVEGVQAMVERAAANADGNNVHNARFFQADLSQPLAGAGWVAEGFSAVLLDPPRDGAFEVVQGIARLGAKRLVYVSCNPATLARDAQVLVGQGYRLKRAGILDMFPQTAHVEAMALFEVG; this is translated from the coding sequence ATGTCCAGAAAGAAAACCAATACCGGCCTGCGTTTCCAGCCGGCCGGCGGCAACCGTGCCGCACAGGTACCCGTGGGCAAGAAGCAGCGCCTGTCGATCGAGCGCGTGGCCGGTGACGGTCGCGGCATCGCTTTCATCGAAGGACGTACCTGGTTCGTCAGCGGCGCACTGGCTGGCGAAGACGTCGAGGCGCGGGTGCTCGCGGCGCGTGGCAAGGTGGTAGAGGCGCGCCTGGAGCGTGTGTTCCAGGCCAGCCCCGAGCGCCGTGAAGCGCCTTGCCGGCACTACGCCCGCTGCGGCGGCTGCAACCTCCAGCACCTGCCTCATGAAGGGCAGCTGGCGCTCAAGCAGCGCCTGCTTGCCGAGCAGCTGCAACGGGTGGCCGGCGTGCAGCCCGAGGAGTGGGCTGTTCCCCTGAGCGGACCGGAATTCGGCTACCGCCGCCGGGCGCGGGTCGCGGTACGCTGGGACACCAAGGCGCGCCAACTGGACGTGGGGTTCCGCGCCGAGGCCAGCCAGGACATCGTCGGCATCGACGAATGCGCGGTGCTGGTACAACCCTTGCAGTCGATCATGCGCCACCTGCCGACCGTGCTGCGCAGCCTGGCCAAGCCGCAGGCGCTGGGGCACGTGGAGCTGTTCAGCGGTACCGCCGAGGCGGTGCTGGTACGGCATGTGGCGCCCTTGTCCAGTGAAGACCTGGCGCGGCTCGAGGCGTTCTGCCGCGAGGCCGGCGCCCAGCTGTGGCTGCAGGGCGAGGGCGAGCCGGCACCGGTGGATGCCGCGGCGCAACTGGGCTTTGCCCTGGAGCCTTGGGGCATGGAACTGGCCTGGCGGCCGGGTGACTTCGTCCAGGTCAACGCCCAGGTCAACACCTTGATGATTCAGCAGGCCTTGGCCTGGCTGGCGCCCGAGGCGCACGAGCGGGTCCTGGACCTGTTCTGCGGCCTGGGCAACTTCGCCCTGCCCCTGGCCCGCCAGGCGCGCGAAGTGGTGGCGGTGGAGGGCGTGCAGGCCATGGTCGAGCGCGCCGCCGCCAACGCCGACGGCAACAATGTGCATAACGCTCGGTTTTTTCAGGCCGATTTATCGCAGCCTTTGGCGGGCGCCGGATGGGTCGCCGAGGGCTTTTCTGCGGTACTCTTGGATCCACCGCGCGACGGGGCATTCGAGGTGGTGCAAGGCATCGCCCGGCTCGGTGCGAAGCGGCTGGTCTATGTATCGTGCAACCCGGCCACGCTGGCGCGAGACGCGCAGGTGCTGGTCGGGCAGGGGTACCGGTTAAAAAGGGCCGGGATTCTCGACATGTTTCCTCAGACGGCGCATGTCGAGGCCATGGCGTTATTCGAAGTGGGCTAG